One segment of Niabella beijingensis DNA contains the following:
- the uvrB gene encoding excinuclease ABC subunit UvrB codes for MPFNLHTPFPPAGDQPEAIRQLTEGVLEGEKYQTLLGVTGSGKTYTMANVIQNVQRPTLIITHNKTLVAQLYGEFRQFFPDNAVEYFVSYYDYYQPEAYMPVSDTYIEKDLAINEELDKLRLRATTSLLSGRRDIIVVASVSCIYGMGNPTDYENGIIRIDKGQTISRQGFLHALVNSLYSRTTLEFTRGSFRVKGDTVDINLPYLDFGYRVTFFGDQIEQIESIDVVTGKRISKMDNAAIFPANLYVAPKDMINQVLFEIQDEMNAQVEYFKAQNKVIEAQRLKERVEYDVEMIRELGYCNGVENYSRFFDRRNPGTRPFCLLDYFPKDYITIIDESHQTMPQISGMYGGDRSRKLILVDYGFRLPSAMDNRPLNFHEFENLQNQMIFVSATPDKYELEKTGGVIVEQVVRPTGLLDPPIEVRPSVNQIDDLLDEIDKTVKKGDRVLVTTLTKRMAEEMDKYLHRINIKSKYIHSEVDTLDRVEILRQLRLGEIDVLVGVNLLREGLDLPEVSLVAILDADKEGFLRNEKSLTQTAGRAARNVDGKVIFYADVMTGSMQRTIDETLRRREKQIAYNIEHDITPRTVKKSKEQVFKQTSVLDIKGFDEKDKYAIGFDEELVTVAAEDAAEYKTIPQVEKAITRTKKEMEKAAKDLDFMEAARLRDEMFRLKKELEEMK; via the coding sequence ACCCTGGTGGCCCAGTTGTACGGCGAGTTCCGCCAGTTCTTTCCGGATAACGCGGTGGAATATTTTGTATCTTATTATGATTACTACCAGCCGGAAGCCTATATGCCGGTGAGCGACACCTATATCGAAAAGGATCTGGCGATCAACGAAGAGCTGGATAAACTGCGCCTGCGGGCCACGACCAGTCTGCTGAGCGGCCGGAGGGACATCATCGTGGTGGCTTCGGTGAGCTGTATCTATGGTATGGGAAACCCTACCGACTATGAAAACGGGATCATCCGGATCGATAAGGGACAGACGATCTCCCGCCAGGGGTTCCTGCATGCCCTGGTGAACTCGCTCTACTCCCGCACCACGCTGGAGTTTACAAGAGGAAGCTTCCGCGTAAAGGGCGATACGGTGGACATCAACCTGCCTTACCTTGACTTTGGCTACCGCGTGACTTTTTTTGGTGATCAGATCGAGCAGATCGAAAGCATTGATGTGGTGACCGGGAAACGGATCAGCAAAATGGACAATGCCGCCATCTTCCCGGCGAACCTGTATGTTGCACCCAAGGATATGATCAACCAGGTGCTGTTTGAGATACAGGATGAGATGAATGCCCAGGTGGAATATTTTAAAGCGCAGAATAAAGTGATCGAAGCGCAGCGTTTGAAAGAACGGGTGGAATACGATGTGGAAATGATCCGGGAGCTGGGGTATTGTAATGGTGTGGAGAACTATTCGCGGTTCTTCGACCGGCGTAACCCCGGTACACGCCCGTTCTGCCTGCTGGATTATTTTCCGAAGGATTATATTACCATTATTGACGAAAGCCACCAGACCATGCCACAGATCAGCGGTATGTATGGTGGCGACCGCAGCCGGAAACTGATCCTGGTAGACTATGGATTCCGGCTGCCTTCCGCAATGGACAACCGCCCCCTGAATTTTCATGAATTTGAGAACCTGCAGAACCAGATGATCTTTGTTTCGGCTACCCCGGATAAATATGAACTGGAAAAAACAGGAGGGGTCATCGTGGAACAGGTGGTACGCCCGACGGGATTGCTGGATCCTCCCATCGAAGTGCGGCCCAGTGTCAATCAGATCGACGACCTGCTGGATGAGATTGATAAAACAGTGAAAAAAGGCGACCGCGTTTTAGTGACCACCCTGACCAAGCGCATGGCGGAGGAAATGGACAAATACCTGCACCGCATCAATATCAAATCCAAATACATTCACAGCGAGGTGGATACGCTGGACCGGGTGGAGATCCTGCGCCAGCTGCGCCTGGGTGAAATTGATGTACTGGTAGGGGTGAACCTGCTGCGGGAAGGCCTGGACCTTCCGGAGGTAAGCCTGGTGGCCATACTGGACGCCGATAAGGAGGGGTTCCTGCGCAATGAAAAATCGCTGACACAGACGGCGGGCCGTGCTGCACGTAATGTCGACGGAAAAGTGATCTTTTATGCGGATGTAATGACCGGCAGCATGCAGCGGACGATCGATGAGACCCTCCGCAGGAGGGAGAAACAGATCGCCTATAATATAGAACACGACATTACTCCGCGCACGGTGAAAAAATCCAAGGAACAGGTGTTCAAACAGACATCGGTGCTCGACATCAAAGGCTTTGATGAAAAAGATAAATACGCCATTGGCTTTGATGAGGAGCTGGTAACGGTAGCCGCAGAAGATGCAGCTGAGTACAAGACCATTCCCCAGGTGGAGAAGGCCATTACCCGGACCAAAAAAGAAATGGAAAAGGCGGCAAAAGACCTCGACTTTATGGAAGCCGCGCGTTTGCGGGATGAAATGTTCCGTTTAAAAAAGGAGCTGGAGGAGATGAAGTGA
- a CDS encoding DoxX family protein: protein MLNSTFLLRFAVSVILLVHSVPGMFDGGVNGFGLYLNESGFAPLGVPLAWVIKLSHIGAAVCLLMNKWVTIACSITILILVMGIIMVHYKEGWFVVGGGRNGMEFNFLLIFVLLAILFPGGIGAFRKQKS from the coding sequence ATGCTGAACAGTACTTTCCTGCTGCGTTTTGCGGTCTCCGTTATTTTACTGGTGCACAGCGTACCCGGCATGTTCGACGGCGGGGTCAATGGGTTTGGACTTTATCTGAACGAAAGTGGTTTTGCACCCCTGGGCGTGCCGCTTGCCTGGGTCATCAAATTATCGCATATCGGAGCCGCTGTTTGTCTTCTTATGAATAAATGGGTGACGATAGCCTGTAGTATTACCATTCTTATCCTGGTCATGGGTATTATCATGGTGCATTACAAAGAAGGATGGTTTGTTGTAGGCGGCGGCAGGAACGGCATGGAGTTTAATTTTCTGCTGATCTTCGTATTGCTGGCGATCCTGTTTCCCGGGGGGATCGGCGCTTTCAGAAAACAAAAATCCTGA
- a CDS encoding OmpA family protein, with protein sequence MKKRTLLLFLICFLTAVPSVFAQNDTITSTASTDDPGYPLYQTGFYAGIRGGYLLKNKSLYDNPLYHLGSGLFAEVNGGWRKNAFGWELAVGMLNIKRDHPQIRSYSAAAEDVLRSMGSSGQFQNALDSGQARGQYFNFPENTQQVTAVKDFKGYYALTGPRLWFGRQKLQGSVYAQGGVAMSRFGYYYLKGNGASPDSYTYSINNTLVSTAPAARAAAAAGSPTTGTATVNVEGNYEKYGMSSAFFDAYKASGAASPVDIKEKNKMQFLARGGASLEFFFSPKASLSLGVDYWYIPSPEMKGQSASDGTASGVIRTIPLKDDPTVQRDQPYSDKYAFTNPYTEKKNLGFLSASLGLKIWFGKKRPAPVPEIPEAPVVVAPAEKNLAVKVIDKPTGKPLDGVNIKIEKEGDESIIETMTMEDGSIPLQKALPAGNYQITGIKNGIKTTDASVAIAEFSAPAVTIYRELIHNDIRFTLAGKTINKADMTPLPFIQTSLTNVSKGSAEQQTSDSIGRFNYQLDQNTDYNVIAQNKGYFSNREKVTTKGLNRSEVIYVNLALEVMELKKDASIVLKDIYYDYNKSDIRPDAAMVLDNLVQALQENPTIKIELSSHTDSRGGDAFNMTLSRKRAESAVRYLVGKGISADRLKARGYGETHLLNDCGNDTPCSEEQHQLNRRTEIKVIE encoded by the coding sequence ATGAAAAAGAGAACATTACTGCTTTTCCTCATCTGCTTTTTAACTGCTGTTCCATCCGTATTTGCCCAGAACGATACGATCACCAGCACGGCCAGCACCGATGACCCGGGTTATCCTTTGTATCAAACGGGTTTTTATGCGGGCATCCGCGGGGGATACCTTTTAAAAAACAAATCCCTTTACGACAATCCGCTCTACCACCTGGGAAGCGGTCTGTTTGCCGAAGTGAATGGTGGCTGGAGAAAAAATGCCTTCGGATGGGAGCTGGCGGTGGGTATGCTCAACATTAAAAGGGACCATCCACAGATCCGCAGCTACTCCGCAGCCGCAGAGGATGTACTGAGAAGCATGGGCAGCTCCGGTCAGTTTCAGAATGCATTGGATTCGGGTCAGGCCCGCGGCCAGTATTTCAATTTTCCGGAAAACACACAGCAGGTAACCGCTGTTAAAGATTTTAAAGGCTACTACGCACTCACCGGACCGCGGCTCTGGTTTGGCCGGCAAAAGCTGCAAGGCTCCGTTTATGCGCAGGGCGGGGTTGCAATGAGCCGCTTTGGTTATTATTACCTTAAAGGGAACGGGGCCTCACCCGACAGTTATACCTACAGTATCAATAACACGCTGGTATCCACAGCCCCTGCAGCAAGGGCTGCTGCTGCGGCCGGGAGCCCTACAACAGGTACAGCCACGGTTAATGTGGAAGGCAATTATGAAAAATACGGCATGAGCAGCGCCTTTTTTGATGCCTATAAAGCCAGCGGGGCCGCCAGTCCTGTGGATATCAAAGAAAAGAACAAGATGCAGTTCCTTGCCCGGGGCGGAGCCAGCCTGGAGTTCTTCTTTTCACCAAAAGCCTCGCTATCGCTGGGTGTTGATTACTGGTACATCCCTTCGCCTGAAATGAAGGGCCAGAGCGCATCGGATGGCACCGCCAGCGGGGTGATCAGAACCATCCCGTTAAAAGACGATCCCACGGTACAGCGGGATCAGCCCTATAGTGATAAATATGCATTTACCAACCCCTATACGGAAAAAAAGAATCTTGGATTCTTAAGTGCCAGTCTCGGATTGAAAATATGGTTTGGCAAAAAGCGGCCGGCACCGGTACCCGAAATTCCGGAAGCCCCGGTGGTGGTGGCGCCGGCGGAGAAGAACCTTGCGGTAAAAGTGATCGACAAACCAACAGGCAAACCACTGGATGGGGTAAATATTAAAATTGAAAAAGAGGGCGATGAATCCATTATCGAGACCATGACGATGGAGGACGGCAGCATTCCCCTGCAAAAAGCGCTGCCTGCGGGTAACTATCAGATCACGGGGATCAAGAACGGGATCAAAACAACCGATGCGAGTGTAGCCATTGCCGAATTTTCGGCACCGGCCGTCACTATCTACCGGGAACTGATCCACAATGATATCCGGTTCACCCTCGCAGGGAAAACCATCAATAAGGCGGATATGACGCCGCTGCCTTTTATCCAGACCTCGCTTACCAATGTCAGCAAAGGAAGCGCCGAACAGCAGACCTCCGACTCCATCGGCCGGTTCAACTACCAGCTGGACCAGAATACCGACTATAATGTGATCGCCCAGAACAAAGGTTATTTCTCCAACCGGGAAAAGGTGACCACCAAGGGATTGAACCGGAGTGAGGTGATCTACGTGAACCTGGCACTGGAAGTAATGGAATTGAAAAAAGATGCCTCGATCGTCCTGAAAGATATTTATTATGACTACAACAAGTCGGATATCCGCCCGGATGCCGCAATGGTACTGGATAACCTGGTGCAGGCATTACAGGAAAATCCCACGATTAAAATAGAACTGTCATCGCATACGGACAGCCGTGGTGGTGATGCCTTCAACATGACCCTTTCCCGTAAACGTGCAGAATCGGCGGTGCGGTACCTTGTCGGCAAAGGCATTTCAGCAGACCGGTTAAAAGCCCGGGGCTATGGTGAAACACACCTGCTGAACGATTGCGGCAATGATACTCCCTGCAGTGAAGAGCAGCATCAGCTCAACCGCCGGACGGAGATCAAAGTGATTGAGTAA
- the polA gene encoding DNA polymerase I — MEKKLFLLDAYALVFRAYYALIRSPRITSKNKNTNAQFGFTNTIVELITKQQPTHMAVCFDTHELTERHTDFADYKANRQETPEDILIAVPDIKRIIKGFNVPVIEAPGYEADDIIGTLSKKAAEAGYDVYMVTSDKDYGQLVSDKIKIYKPGYQGGDVEIMGPEQVCAKWNIKNVSQVIDVLGLMGDAVDNIPGIVGVGEKTAAKLLAEYETLENVVANAENIKGALGKKVQEGKEMAILSKKLATIITNVPVEFHEEDFQLKDWNKEELKEVFGELEFRTLAKRLLGEETAGASVSSAASKTPAAKGVQIDLFGNVIGGAEAEPLIAEPEEEGGSSFTTLKTIKDLHPDYKAVTGEKGIKELVELLRPVTEVCFDSETTNIDANLAELVGLSFSVKAGEGYYIPCPSDQEATKKILALLAPLFEDETKIWIGQNLKYDLLVLKWYGVEPKGTIFDTMLAHYVIEPDGKRSMDQLSAKYLGYEPIHIEELIGKKGKTQGTMRDVEIEKIKDYAAEDADITLQLKEVFQPMLEKRQVQKVFDEVENPLVRVLTDMEFEGVRIDEEFLKNYSKELEKDAAAAEKKVFEIAGVKFNLASPKQLGEILFERLKLDSSARKTKTGQYQTGEDVLLKLAAKGHAIADEIIAFRELTKLRSTYVDALPQLINLKTGRVHTTYGQAVAVTGRLASNNPNLQNIPVRTERGKEIRKAFIPRDDNHILLSADYSQIELRIVAAMSGDPNMVNAFKQGTDIHTATASKVFNVEMDAVTREMRYKSKSVNFGIIYGQGAFGLADNLGISRTEAKGIIDSYKKEFSGIQRYMDDMINFAREHGYVQTLMGRKRWLKDINSGNFTVRGFAERNAINSPIQGTAADMIKLAMQKVHNAMKKTGMKSRMILQVHDELIFDARKEEVNELKPLIIENMQAALPLPFEVPVIAECGEGSNWLEAH; from the coding sequence ATGGAGAAAAAGTTGTTTTTGTTAGATGCCTATGCGCTTGTCTTTCGTGCGTATTATGCGCTGATCCGCAGTCCCAGAATTACCAGTAAGAACAAAAATACCAATGCCCAGTTCGGGTTTACCAATACGATTGTAGAGCTGATCACCAAACAGCAACCCACCCATATGGCCGTTTGTTTTGATACGCATGAGCTGACCGAACGGCACACCGATTTTGCAGATTACAAGGCCAACCGGCAGGAAACACCGGAGGATATCCTGATCGCTGTTCCGGATATCAAGCGCATCATCAAAGGGTTTAATGTTCCTGTCATTGAGGCTCCGGGATATGAGGCAGATGATATCATCGGCACACTGAGTAAAAAAGCGGCTGAAGCCGGTTATGATGTGTACATGGTCACCTCCGACAAGGACTATGGCCAGCTGGTTTCGGATAAAATAAAAATATACAAACCCGGCTACCAGGGCGGCGATGTGGAGATCATGGGGCCGGAACAGGTTTGTGCCAAATGGAATATAAAGAATGTATCTCAGGTGATTGATGTACTGGGACTGATGGGGGATGCCGTGGATAATATCCCCGGGATCGTCGGTGTGGGCGAAAAGACAGCAGCAAAACTGCTCGCAGAATATGAAACCCTGGAGAACGTGGTTGCCAATGCCGAAAATATAAAAGGAGCACTGGGTAAAAAAGTACAGGAAGGAAAAGAGATGGCCATTCTTTCAAAAAAACTGGCGACCATCATTACCAATGTACCTGTTGAATTTCATGAAGAGGACTTCCAGTTAAAGGACTGGAATAAGGAAGAGCTGAAAGAGGTCTTTGGAGAACTGGAGTTCCGGACCCTCGCCAAACGGTTGCTGGGTGAAGAAACTGCGGGAGCGTCGGTGTCTTCGGCAGCCTCCAAAACCCCGGCGGCGAAGGGGGTGCAGATCGATCTGTTTGGTAATGTCATCGGCGGGGCCGAGGCGGAACCACTTATTGCCGAACCGGAAGAAGAAGGAGGTAGTTCTTTTACAACGCTCAAAACGATAAAAGATCTCCATCCCGATTATAAGGCTGTTACCGGTGAAAAGGGAATAAAGGAACTGGTGGAACTCCTCCGGCCCGTGACCGAAGTGTGCTTTGATTCTGAGACCACGAATATCGATGCCAATCTTGCAGAACTGGTGGGGCTGAGCTTTTCCGTCAAAGCCGGCGAGGGGTATTATATTCCCTGCCCTTCAGACCAGGAGGCGACAAAAAAGATACTGGCATTGCTGGCGCCGTTGTTTGAGGATGAAACAAAAATATGGATCGGACAGAACCTGAAATATGACCTGCTGGTATTAAAATGGTACGGCGTGGAACCCAAAGGGACCATCTTTGATACCATGCTGGCACACTATGTAATAGAGCCGGATGGCAAACGCAGTATGGATCAGCTCAGCGCAAAATACCTGGGATATGAGCCCATCCATATCGAAGAGCTGATCGGCAAAAAGGGAAAGACCCAGGGAACGATGCGTGATGTGGAAATAGAAAAGATAAAGGACTATGCCGCGGAGGATGCAGATATTACCCTGCAGTTAAAAGAAGTATTTCAGCCCATGCTGGAGAAGCGCCAGGTTCAGAAAGTTTTTGATGAAGTGGAGAACCCGCTGGTACGGGTGCTCACCGATATGGAATTTGAAGGCGTGCGTATTGACGAAGAATTCCTGAAGAACTATTCAAAAGAGCTGGAGAAGGATGCCGCAGCAGCAGAGAAAAAAGTATTTGAGATCGCAGGCGTTAAATTCAACCTGGCCTCTCCAAAACAACTGGGAGAAATACTGTTTGAACGGCTGAAGCTGGACAGCAGCGCCCGGAAAACAAAGACCGGTCAGTACCAGACGGGAGAAGACGTGTTGTTAAAGCTGGCCGCCAAAGGGCATGCGATCGCTGATGAGATCATTGCCTTCCGGGAGCTGACAAAACTCCGCTCCACCTATGTGGACGCGCTGCCCCAGCTGATCAATCTGAAAACCGGAAGGGTACATACCACTTACGGACAGGCAGTAGCGGTTACCGGCCGGCTGGCGAGCAATAATCCCAACCTTCAGAATATCCCTGTAAGAACGGAGCGTGGAAAAGAGATCCGCAAGGCCTTTATCCCCCGGGACGATAACCATATCTTATTGTCTGCGGATTATTCCCAGATCGAGCTGCGCATTGTTGCGGCCATGAGCGGCGATCCCAATATGGTGAATGCCTTCAAACAGGGCACCGACATTCACACGGCAACAGCTTCCAAAGTGTTTAATGTGGAGATGGATGCCGTGACCCGGGAAATGCGTTATAAATCAAAAAGCGTCAACTTCGGGATCATCTATGGGCAGGGCGCATTCGGACTGGCCGATAACCTGGGGATCTCCCGCACGGAGGCCAAAGGCATCATCGACAGCTATAAAAAGGAATTTTCCGGCATCCAGCGGTATATGGATGACATGATCAATTTTGCCCGGGAACACGGGTATGTGCAAACCCTGATGGGACGCAAGCGCTGGCTGAAGGATATCAACTCCGGAAATTTTACGGTCCGCGGTTTTGCAGAGCGCAACGCGATCAATTCACCCATCCAGGGTACCGCGGCGGATATGATCAAACTGGCTATGCAGAAAGTACACAATGCTATGAAAAAGACGGGCATGAAAAGCCGGATGATCCTTCAGGTACACGATGAATTGATCTTCGATGCACGAAAAGAGGAAGTGAACGAGCTCAAGCCATTGATCATAGAGAACATGCAGGCGGCATTACCGCTGCCTTTTGAAGTGCCGGTGATCGCGGAATGCGGTGAAGGCAGCAACTGGCTGGAAGCACATTGA
- a CDS encoding response regulator transcription factor — MRHSIVIVDDHILIAQALSTMISSIPNFDVLYVCSSGTDLMERFTHPKNIPDVVILDVQMPVMNGYAVAQWLTEHHPNVIVLALSMQDDDEKIIKMIRSGAKGYLLKSIQQKDLAHALNTIVKEGIFYDAKVSKALASDYIKKEVTQQALSAKERELIPWLCSDATYKEIAASVFLSARTVESYATSIMEKLEVRNRVGLVLVAVKKGWI, encoded by the coding sequence ATGAGGCATAGCATCGTCATTGTGGATGATCATATTCTTATTGCGCAGGCGCTCTCCACCATGATCAGCTCCATCCCCAACTTTGATGTGTTATATGTCTGCAGCAGCGGAACGGATCTGATGGAACGGTTCACTCATCCCAAAAACATTCCCGATGTGGTGATCCTCGATGTGCAGATGCCGGTAATGAATGGTTATGCGGTTGCCCAATGGCTTACGGAGCACCATCCCAACGTGATCGTGCTGGCGCTGAGCATGCAGGATGATGATGAAAAGATCATAAAGATGATCCGCTCCGGCGCAAAGGGATACCTGTTAAAAAGCATTCAGCAGAAAGACCTGGCCCATGCCCTGAATACCATTGTAAAAGAAGGTATTTTTTATGATGCCAAAGTGAGTAAGGCACTGGCCAGTGATTACATTAAAAAAGAAGTGACCCAGCAGGCCCTCAGCGCCAAAGAACGGGAGCTGATCCCCTGGCTGTGCTCGGACGCCACCTATAAAGAAATAGCCGCCTCCGTTTTCCTGAGCGCCCGTACGGTGGAAAGTTATGCTACCAGCATTATGGAAAAGCTGGAAGTACGCAACCGTGTCGGGCTGGTACTGGTAGCCGTAAAAAAAGGCTGGATATGA
- a CDS encoding sensor histidine kinase produces the protein MGEKEINVFFLSVILTVLLLVMAVYFIIISIRRRNILYKKEREANAILHKQELLETRHEVQQKLMQHIGGELHDTVGQKLTLTYLQMENTLQSDDMEAIKHQISSQNTLIQESLNELRSISKMLTTQDFANFSFVHYLEKEMQRINESGLCHAIFSCTDRSYDFLTEHLNLSIVRICQEFIQNSLKHSGAGRIEVYAMVTDGILQITCADNGRGIDWSKVSEYRISSGSGLKSIERRIQSIGATGRWENNNGTQLYISLPLNKIPDYEA, from the coding sequence ATGGGCGAAAAAGAAATAAATGTATTCTTCCTGTCGGTCATCCTCACCGTGCTGCTGCTGGTAATGGCGGTATACTTTATCATCATCAGCATCCGGCGGCGTAATATCCTTTATAAGAAAGAGCGGGAAGCCAATGCCATCCTGCATAAACAGGAATTGCTGGAAACCCGGCACGAGGTACAGCAAAAACTGATGCAGCACATCGGCGGCGAGCTGCACGATACAGTAGGCCAAAAGCTCACCCTCACCTATCTTCAAATGGAGAATACGTTGCAGTCCGACGATATGGAGGCCATCAAACACCAGATCTCTTCCCAGAATACGCTCATACAGGAGTCGCTGAACGAGCTGCGGAGTATCAGCAAGATGCTGACCACACAGGATTTTGCCAACTTCAGTTTTGTGCACTATCTGGAAAAGGAGATGCAGCGGATCAATGAGAGCGGGCTCTGCCACGCGATCTTTTCCTGTACGGACCGGTCATATGATTTTCTTACGGAACACCTGAATCTGTCCATTGTACGGATCTGCCAGGAATTCATCCAGAACAGTTTAAAACACAGCGGCGCCGGCCGCATCGAGGTCTATGCCATGGTAACGGATGGTATATTGCAGATCACCTGTGCAGATAACGGAAGGGGGATCGACTGGTCGAAGGTTTCCGAATACCGCATCAGCAGCGGCAGCGGGCTAAAATCGATCGAACGCAGGATCCAGAGCATTGGCGCCACCGGCCGCTGGGAGAACAACAACGGAACACAGCTGTACATTTCATTACCTTTAAATAAAATACCGGATTATGAGGCATAG
- a CDS encoding MerR family transcriptional regulator, with protein MAKTAQPQGAFSFLDEVEKLDPLPKPKRNTLRPPATIELETEAEEATPADAVAEDVEEPVSTEEPVVANGSETVLQQEPENNEVPETDEEEEKTAGPVAERRPPGTRGRRSVRENSIAADAVEMPDEEVLFKKHYYSMGEVTAMFKESHSLIRYWESEFDILKPKKNGKGDRFFRPQDVKNLFLIYDLLRRRKFTIEGAKEYLKNNKKADEKFAAVQSLQRLKGFLLELKAGI; from the coding sequence ATGGCAAAAACAGCACAACCCCAGGGCGCATTTTCATTTCTGGATGAAGTAGAAAAGTTAGACCCCTTACCCAAACCCAAAAGGAATACATTGCGGCCTCCGGCAACGATTGAGCTGGAAACCGAAGCGGAAGAAGCGACTCCGGCAGATGCTGTTGCGGAAGATGTGGAGGAGCCGGTGTCAACAGAAGAGCCGGTTGTTGCCAACGGGAGCGAAACTGTATTGCAGCAGGAGCCTGAAAACAACGAAGTACCGGAGACGGATGAGGAGGAAGAAAAAACCGCCGGTCCGGTAGCAGAGCGCCGTCCGCCGGGAACCCGGGGCAGAAGGTCCGTGCGGGAAAACAGCATTGCCGCAGATGCCGTGGAAATGCCCGATGAGGAAGTATTGTTTAAAAAACATTATTATAGTATGGGGGAGGTGACGGCCATGTTCAAAGAGAGCCACTCACTGATCCGCTACTGGGAGTCGGAATTTGATATCCTCAAGCCAAAAAAGAATGGCAAAGGCGACCGCTTTTTCCGTCCGCAGGATGTAAAGAACCTTTTCCTGATCTATGACCTGCTGCGCCGCAGGAAATTTACCATCGAAGGAGCCAAGGAATACCTGAAAAACAATAAAAAAGCCGATGAGAAGTTTGCCGCGGTCCAGTCGCTGCAACGGCTTAAGGGATTTCTGCTGGAGCTGAAAGCAGGGATATAA
- a CDS encoding thioredoxin family protein encodes MKKIMLSGFIAFSSLTGFAQQYEVATDDHNGKQHKMLLGHITDSLLRADTAFSWFAEGEKVYNPSPEAVKTVKKNRDKIWFKVFMGTWCPDSHYVIPRFYKLLEAAGVDKNKASLLAVDRSKVDKAKITEGLKVTNVPTIIVYQFDTELGRVVEYGTTGRFDTELADIIKKAK; translated from the coding sequence ATGAAAAAAATTATGTTATCGGGCTTTATCGCCTTTTCTTCCCTGACCGGGTTTGCACAACAGTATGAGGTAGCTACAGATGACCATAACGGCAAACAACATAAAATGCTGCTGGGACATATTACGGACAGCCTGTTGAGAGCGGATACCGCCTTTAGCTGGTTCGCGGAAGGAGAAAAAGTGTATAATCCATCTCCGGAAGCAGTGAAAACCGTAAAAAAGAACAGGGATAAGATCTGGTTCAAGGTATTTATGGGTACCTGGTGCCCCGACTCACATTACGTCATTCCGCGTTTTTACAAACTGCTGGAAGCGGCCGGTGTGGATAAAAACAAGGCATCCCTGCTGGCGGTGGACCGTAGTAAGGTGGATAAAGCAAAAATTACCGAAGGGCTGAAGGTGACCAATGTACCGACCATTATCGTTTACCAGTTTGATACCGAACTGGGCCGTGTGGTGGAATACGGAACAACCGGCAGGTTTGATACGGAGCTGGCCGATATTATAAAAAAGGCAAAATAA